A genomic window from Micromonospora violae includes:
- a CDS encoding Uma2 family endonuclease, which translates to MAHPTYEWRPPERGWREQDLSDLPEDGNRYEIIDGSLHVTPPAGPEHHELADEIRMALRQAAPAGWRVIREIGVRVPGGNLISDLTALRPSAPRQRMWAEPVDIALVLEVESTGSRRHDRFTKPALYAEAGIPHYWRVERGNFGPEIYRYRLDEGEHYELLGTLGPDDPVDVDEPWPMKLDPSAWPR; encoded by the coding sequence ATGGCGCACCCGACCTACGAGTGGCGACCCCCGGAGCGGGGCTGGCGCGAGCAGGACCTGTCCGACCTGCCTGAGGACGGGAACCGCTACGAGATCATCGACGGGAGCCTGCACGTGACCCCTCCAGCCGGTCCCGAGCATCACGAGCTGGCGGACGAGATCCGGATGGCGCTCCGCCAGGCGGCTCCCGCCGGGTGGCGGGTAATCCGGGAGATCGGGGTACGGGTGCCCGGCGGCAATCTCATTTCGGATCTGACGGCGCTGCGCCCAAGCGCGCCGCGCCAACGGATGTGGGCCGAACCGGTGGACATCGCGCTCGTCCTGGAGGTCGAGTCGACGGGAAGCCGTCGTCATGATCGCTTCACCAAGCCCGCCCTCTACGCCGAGGCGGGCATCCCGCACTACTGGCGGGTGGAACGGGGCAACTTCGGCCCGGAGATCTACCGCTATCGGCTTGACGAGGGCGAGCACTACGAATTGTTGGGCACCCTGGGCCCGGACGACCCCGTGGACGTCGACGAGCCGTGGCCGATGAAGCTGGACCCGTCGGCCTGGCCTCGCTGA
- a CDS encoding DUF5130 family protein, translated as MTVGEKQAGSENPPEVLDGPFSTRQLLRIDEALRLADQGTGLVFSVFVGGLDEPIREHAQRLHRQLAEPDKSVLIAVSPNQRQLEIVTGRYARKRIPDTYAKLAALSMVGAFSGGDLAGGIINGLDQLASHAGKG; from the coding sequence GTGACCGTTGGTGAGAAGCAGGCCGGGTCGGAAAATCCGCCCGAGGTGCTCGACGGGCCGTTCTCGACCCGTCAGCTGCTGCGCATCGACGAGGCGTTGCGCCTGGCCGACCAGGGCACCGGCCTGGTCTTCTCGGTCTTCGTCGGTGGCCTCGACGAGCCGATCCGCGAGCACGCCCAGCGGCTGCACCGTCAGCTCGCTGAGCCGGACAAGTCGGTGCTGATCGCCGTGTCGCCCAACCAGCGCCAGCTGGAGATCGTCACCGGTCGGTACGCGCGCAAGCGTATCCCCGACACGTACGCCAAGCTGGCCGCGCTCTCCATGGTCGGCGCGTTCAGCGGCGGTGACCTGGCCGGCGGCATCATCAACGGCCTCGACCAGCTCGCCAGCCACGCCGGCAAGGGCTGA
- the pepN gene encoding aminopeptidase N produces MRNLTQVEATERARLLNVTGYDISLDLSTAVLAADGRTFRSTTEVRFRCSEPGASTFIELAAESVRSATLNGTPVDLADWSAEKGLTLSGLDSDNVLVVDADFGYSNSGQGLHRTVDPVDGETYLYSQFETADAQRVFACFDQPDLKSVYTWHVTVPAHWRAVSNMPVQREEPAGEALKTLHFTESPRMSTYITAMCAGPYHEVRDAHDGIDLGVFCRASMAQYLDSDDLFLITKQGFDFFHEKFGVRYPLPKYDQLWVPDFNAGAMENFGCVTHAESHYLFRSQVTDFEYEQRANTILHELAHMWFGDLVTMRWWNDLWLNESFAEWASHWCNTNATRFTEAWTTFLSIRKNWGYRQDQLSSTHPVYTEMPDMEAVEVNFDGITYAKGASVLKQLVAYVGEEPFVAGLRAYFGKHAWGNATFDDLLTELEAASGRELRKFAAQWLETAQVNTLRPEVTIGADGTYEQVLVRQEAPAAYPTLRTHRIGVGLYDLADGRLVRRERYEVDVTGEHTDLAPLRGVRAADVLLLNDDDLSYTKLRLDDRSMATVVQHIGGFDSSLARALCWTAAWDMIRDAELSARDYVALTLSGLPAETDINLVTATLRQATTALTLYADPAWAPTGWADLARTARDALAAAEPGSGFQLAWARAFTSAVRSEEDLATLRGWLDGTGVPAGLTVDTELRWSVLAALVANGAAGTAEIEAELSSDRTASGEREAAYAHALMPTAENKAAVWALLTGPDSLPNWRNRALLQGFSHPAQVELVAPYRERYFAAVGQVWATRDSEPAQEFAQLAYPTYLVEDDTVAATDAWLAGEGHPAPLRRLVAEGRDGVVRALKARAKDAQSA; encoded by the coding sequence GTGCGCAACCTGACGCAGGTCGAGGCAACCGAGCGGGCACGCCTGCTCAATGTGACGGGGTATGACATCAGTCTGGACCTGTCCACGGCCGTGCTGGCGGCCGACGGCCGCACGTTCAGGTCGACGACCGAGGTCCGGTTCCGCTGCTCCGAACCGGGTGCGAGCACCTTCATCGAGTTGGCCGCCGAGTCGGTGCGGTCCGCGACGCTGAACGGCACGCCCGTCGACCTCGCCGACTGGTCCGCCGAGAAGGGCCTGACCCTGTCCGGGTTGGACAGCGACAACGTCCTGGTTGTCGACGCCGACTTCGGTTACTCCAACAGCGGTCAGGGTCTGCACCGGACGGTCGACCCGGTCGACGGCGAGACGTACCTCTACAGCCAGTTCGAGACGGCCGACGCGCAGCGGGTGTTCGCCTGCTTCGACCAACCCGACCTGAAGAGCGTCTACACCTGGCACGTCACGGTGCCGGCGCACTGGCGGGCGGTGTCCAACATGCCGGTGCAGCGCGAGGAGCCGGCAGGTGAGGCGCTCAAGACGCTGCACTTCACCGAGTCGCCCCGGATGAGCACCTACATCACGGCGATGTGCGCCGGCCCGTACCACGAGGTGCGCGACGCCCACGACGGCATCGACCTGGGTGTGTTCTGCCGGGCGTCGATGGCGCAGTACCTCGACTCGGACGACCTGTTCCTGATCACCAAGCAGGGCTTCGACTTCTTCCACGAGAAGTTCGGCGTGCGCTACCCGCTGCCGAAGTACGACCAGCTCTGGGTGCCCGACTTCAACGCCGGTGCGATGGAGAACTTCGGCTGCGTGACGCACGCCGAGTCGCACTACCTGTTCCGCTCGCAGGTCACCGACTTCGAGTACGAGCAGCGGGCCAACACGATCCTGCATGAGCTGGCCCACATGTGGTTCGGTGACCTGGTCACCATGCGCTGGTGGAACGACCTGTGGCTGAACGAGTCGTTTGCCGAGTGGGCCAGCCACTGGTGCAACACCAACGCGACCCGGTTCACCGAGGCGTGGACGACCTTCCTGTCCATCCGGAAGAACTGGGGCTACCGGCAGGACCAGCTCTCCTCCACCCACCCGGTCTACACCGAGATGCCGGACATGGAGGCCGTGGAGGTCAACTTCGACGGCATCACCTACGCCAAGGGCGCGAGCGTGCTCAAGCAGCTCGTCGCGTACGTGGGTGAGGAGCCGTTCGTGGCCGGGCTGCGGGCCTACTTCGGCAAGCACGCCTGGGGCAATGCCACCTTCGACGACCTGCTCACCGAGTTGGAGGCCGCCTCCGGGCGGGAGCTGCGCAAGTTCGCCGCGCAGTGGTTGGAGACCGCACAGGTCAACACGCTGCGGCCGGAGGTGACCATCGGGGCGGACGGCACGTACGAGCAGGTGCTGGTGCGGCAGGAGGCGCCGGCGGCGTACCCGACGCTGCGGACGCACCGCATCGGCGTGGGCCTGTACGACCTGGCCGACGGGCGGCTGGTCCGTCGGGAGCGGTACGAGGTCGACGTGACCGGTGAGCACACCGATCTCGCCCCGCTGCGTGGCGTCCGGGCGGCCGACGTGCTGCTGCTCAACGACGACGACCTCAGCTACACCAAGCTGCGCCTCGACGACCGCTCGATGGCGACCGTGGTGCAGCACATCGGCGGCTTCGACTCGTCGCTGGCCCGCGCGCTCTGCTGGACCGCCGCGTGGGACATGATCCGCGACGCCGAGCTGTCCGCCCGCGACTACGTGGCGCTCACGCTGAGCGGGCTGCCCGCGGAGACCGACATCAACCTGGTCACCGCCACCCTGCGGCAGGCGACCACCGCGCTCACCCTGTACGCCGACCCGGCCTGGGCGCCGACCGGCTGGGCCGACCTGGCCCGTACCGCCCGTGACGCGCTCGCCGCCGCCGAGCCGGGCAGCGGGTTCCAGTTGGCCTGGGCCCGTGCGTTCACCTCGGCGGTGCGCTCCGAGGAGGACCTGGCGACGCTGCGCGGTTGGCTGGACGGCACCGGCGTGCCGGCCGGGCTGACCGTGGACACCGAGCTGCGCTGGTCGGTGCTCGCCGCGCTGGTGGCCAACGGTGCCGCCGGCACCGCCGAGATCGAGGCGGAGCTGAGCAGCGACCGCACGGCCAGCGGTGAGCGGGAGGCCGCGTACGCGCACGCGTTGATGCCGACGGCCGAGAACAAGGCAGCCGTGTGGGCCCTGCTCACCGGCCCGGACTCGCTGCCCAACTGGCGGAACCGGGCGCTGTTGCAGGGCTTCTCCCACCCGGCGCAGGTGGAGCTGGTCGCCCCGTACCGGGAGCGCTACTTCGCGGCGGTCGGGCAGGTGTGGGCCACCCGGGACAGCGAGCCGGCGCAGGAGTTCGCCCAGCTGGCGTACCCGACCTACCTGGTGGAGGACGACACGGTGGCGGCCACCGACGCGTGGCTGGCCGGCGAGGGGCACCCCGCCCCGCTGCGTCGGCTGGTGGCCGAGGGCCGCGACGGTGTGGTGCGGGCGCTGAAGGCCCGTGCGAAGGACGCCCAGAGCGCCTGA
- a CDS encoding ribose-5-phosphate isomerase codes for MRVYLGSDHAGFELKVHLANHLAMQGYDVVDVGPHGYDPDDDYPTFCLHTGDQVVADETGLGVVIGGSGNGEQIAANKVAGVRAALAWSVETAQLARQHNDANVVAIGARQHTLDEATGIVEAFLNTPFSGNDRHARRIAQVAEYERTRKLPDLP; via the coding sequence ATGCGCGTCTACCTGGGATCCGATCACGCCGGTTTCGAGTTGAAGGTGCACCTGGCCAACCACCTGGCCATGCAGGGGTACGACGTGGTCGACGTCGGCCCGCACGGCTACGACCCGGACGACGACTACCCCACGTTCTGCCTGCACACCGGCGACCAGGTGGTGGCCGACGAGACGGGCCTCGGCGTGGTCATCGGTGGCTCCGGCAACGGTGAGCAGATCGCCGCCAACAAGGTCGCCGGCGTCCGCGCCGCGCTGGCCTGGAGTGTCGAGACCGCTCAGTTGGCCCGCCAGCACAACGACGCGAACGTGGTCGCCATCGGTGCCCGGCAGCACACGTTGGACGAGGCGACCGGCATCGTCGAGGCGTTCCTGAACACGCCGTTCTCCGGCAACGACCGGCACGCCCGTCGGATCGCCCAGGTGGCCGAGTACGAGCGCACCCGCAAGCTGCCCGACCTGCCCTGA
- a CDS encoding disulfide bond formation protein DsbA: MTERVTADMWFDPACPWAWITSRWLLEVEQVRDVDIRFHVMSLAVLNDGRDELPEEYKEFLKTAWGPVRICIAAEQRYGGDVLRSLYTAFGNRIHLQKQERGPELYVAALTDAGLDPALAAAADSTDYDEALRASHEAGMRPVGQDVGTPVVHAPGPDGAPVAFFGPVITPAPKGEAAGRLWDGVLLVAGTPGFYELKRTREQGPIFD; encoded by the coding sequence GTGACCGAGCGTGTCACTGCCGACATGTGGTTCGACCCGGCCTGCCCCTGGGCTTGGATCACCTCCCGCTGGCTGCTTGAGGTCGAGCAGGTCCGGGATGTGGACATCCGCTTCCACGTGATGAGCCTGGCCGTGCTCAACGACGGCCGGGACGAGCTGCCGGAGGAGTACAAGGAGTTCCTGAAGACCGCGTGGGGCCCGGTGCGGATCTGCATCGCCGCCGAGCAGCGCTACGGCGGTGACGTGCTGCGCTCGCTCTACACCGCGTTCGGCAACCGGATCCACCTGCAGAAGCAGGAGCGGGGGCCGGAGTTGTACGTCGCCGCGCTCACCGATGCCGGCCTCGACCCGGCGCTGGCCGCAGCCGCCGACAGCACCGACTACGACGAGGCGCTGCGGGCCAGCCATGAGGCGGGCATGCGCCCGGTCGGGCAGGACGTGGGCACCCCGGTCGTCCACGCGCCCGGCCCGGACGGCGCCCCGGTCGCGTTCTTCGGCCCGGTGATCACGCCAGCGCCCAAGGGCGAGGCTGCCGGCCGACTCTGGGACGGTGTGCTGCTGGTCGCCGGCACCCCGGGCTTCTACGAGCTCAAGCGCACCCGCGAGCAGGGCCCGATCTTCGACTGA
- a CDS encoding amidase: MAEPHDLTALEQAAALTRGELSSVELVEHSLRRVAALGDTVGAFVTVTPDLARQAARAADAVPVEERGPLHGVPTAIKDLTLTAGVRTTFGSAAFIDFVPPVDADVVRFIKAAGLVSLGKTTTSELGCSLYSEGRVAPPARNPWQLAYTAGGSSGGAAAAVAAGLVPVAQGSDGGGSLRIPASLCGLIGYKPSRGLVSGGPVGSGAFGLPTSGPLGRTVTDVAALLDVMAVPVPGEPYLPPVAPSGGYLAVARRAEPGPLRIGRFTAPMLADEPVHPDCVAAVDRAAALLTAAGHEVVEVPPPLGPAAWPLFEILWYVLALTPVPPQLEGELLPLTRLLRARGAEVSAGTLAAALGELQAQVRLGARRTAGCDLLLCPTLAAPQAPVGWFTADADPAADFDRQRRFSPYCAIFNVTGDPSVSLPVGTTTDGLPVGVLLTGRYGDDARLIATAAQLENSSDGWDRHPAIWRAADSANVNGDGVGRSAA; this comes from the coding sequence ATGGCCGAGCCGCACGACCTGACCGCGTTGGAGCAGGCCGCCGCGCTGACCCGCGGCGAGCTGTCCAGCGTCGAACTGGTCGAGCACTCCCTGCGTCGGGTGGCGGCGCTCGGCGACACGGTGGGCGCGTTCGTCACCGTCACCCCGGACCTCGCCCGGCAGGCCGCACGGGCCGCCGACGCGGTGCCGGTCGAGGAGCGCGGCCCGCTGCACGGGGTGCCGACCGCGATCAAGGATCTGACGCTCACCGCCGGGGTCCGCACCACCTTCGGTTCGGCCGCCTTCATCGACTTCGTTCCGCCGGTCGACGCCGACGTGGTCCGGTTCATCAAGGCCGCCGGTCTGGTCAGTCTGGGCAAGACGACCACCTCCGAGCTGGGCTGTTCGCTCTACTCCGAGGGCCGGGTCGCGCCGCCGGCCCGCAACCCGTGGCAGCTGGCGTACACCGCCGGTGGGTCCAGCGGCGGCGCGGCGGCGGCGGTCGCGGCCGGGCTGGTCCCCGTCGCCCAGGGGTCCGACGGCGGCGGGTCGCTGCGCATCCCCGCGTCGCTCTGCGGCCTGATCGGCTACAAACCCAGTCGGGGCCTCGTCTCCGGCGGGCCGGTCGGCTCCGGCGCGTTCGGCCTGCCCACCAGTGGTCCGCTCGGGCGGACGGTCACCGACGTCGCCGCGCTGCTCGACGTGATGGCCGTCCCGGTCCCCGGCGAGCCCTACCTGCCGCCGGTCGCGCCATCCGGCGGCTACCTGGCCGTCGCGCGCCGGGCCGAGCCCGGCCCGCTGCGGATCGGCCGGTTCACCGCGCCGATGCTCGCCGACGAACCGGTGCACCCCGACTGCGTGGCCGCCGTGGATCGGGCCGCCGCGCTGCTCACCGCGGCCGGCCACGAGGTGGTCGAGGTGCCACCGCCGCTCGGGCCGGCGGCGTGGCCGCTCTTCGAGATCCTCTGGTACGTGCTGGCGCTCACCCCGGTGCCCCCGCAGCTCGAAGGGGAGCTGCTGCCGCTGACCCGGCTCCTGCGGGCCCGGGGCGCCGAGGTTTCCGCCGGCACCCTGGCCGCCGCTCTCGGCGAGTTGCAGGCGCAGGTCCGCCTCGGTGCCCGTCGCACCGCCGGCTGCGACCTGCTCCTCTGCCCCACCCTGGCCGCCCCGCAGGCACCCGTCGGCTGGTTCACCGCCGACGCGGACCCGGCCGCCGACTTCGACCGGCAACGCCGCTTCTCGCCCTACTGCGCCATCTTCAACGTCACCGGCGATCCCTCCGTCTCCCTGCCGGTGGGCACCACGACCGACGGCCTGCCCGTCGGGGTGCTGCTCACCGGCCGGTACGGAGACGACGCGCGGCTAATCGCTACCGCTGCGCAACTGGAGAACTCCAGTGACGGATGGGATCGGCACCCCGCAATCTGGCGGGCCGCTGACTCCGCTAACGTGAATGGCGACGGAGTCGGGCGGTCGGCAGCATGA
- a CDS encoding class I SAM-dependent methyltransferase codes for MQDTATFEDLIHEGANASVDGWDFSWFHGRATEQRPSWGYLKLMAAEMRVARAALDIQTGGGEVLSEVPAFPPLTVATEHWPPNLQLARRALEPRGVRVVDVAEDAPFPFSDETFDLVVSRHPNVVLWDEIARVLSPGGRYLAQQIGPGSNRELAQFLTGPREIGDERSPARAAADAQAAGLVIDELRHEALPTTFNDVAAVVHFLRKVIWTVPDFTVDRYRARLADLHEHIRRHGPFVAHAQRILVRAHKPAR; via the coding sequence ATGCAGGACACGGCAACCTTCGAGGATCTGATCCACGAAGGCGCTAACGCATCCGTGGACGGTTGGGACTTTTCCTGGTTCCACGGTCGCGCAACAGAACAGCGGCCGTCCTGGGGATATCTGAAACTCATGGCAGCCGAGATGAGGGTGGCCCGCGCCGCGCTGGACATCCAGACGGGCGGCGGCGAGGTGCTCTCCGAGGTGCCCGCATTTCCGCCGCTCACCGTCGCCACCGAACACTGGCCGCCCAACCTCCAGCTGGCCCGGCGCGCCCTGGAACCGCGCGGCGTACGGGTGGTCGACGTCGCCGAGGACGCACCGTTCCCGTTTTCCGACGAGACGTTCGACCTGGTGGTGAGCCGGCACCCCAACGTCGTGCTCTGGGACGAGATCGCGCGGGTGCTCAGCCCCGGCGGGCGGTACCTGGCCCAGCAGATCGGGCCCGGCTCGAACCGGGAGCTGGCCCAGTTCCTCACCGGCCCTCGAGAGATCGGCGACGAACGCAGCCCGGCCCGCGCCGCCGCCGACGCGCAGGCCGCCGGCCTGGTCATCGACGAGCTACGACACGAAGCGCTGCCGACCACCTTCAACGACGTCGCCGCGGTGGTGCACTTCCTCCGCAAGGTGATCTGGACGGTGCCGGACTTCACCGTGGACCGCTACCGGGCCCGCCTCGCCGACCTGCACGAGCACATCCGTCGGCACGGTCCGTTCGTGGCCCACGCCCAGCGCATCCTGGTCCGGGCGCACAAACCCGCGCGCTGA
- a CDS encoding CU044_2847 family protein yields MADLLRFETDQGVLLVEEHAGTDLERVGLLDRVRPARQTLETALAHIKPALDGALGVVRGVAVRPDQVEVEIGVTLTAEAGAVVARTSAQGHLKVKLIWTSPVTALPSQDEDGAGAPGNAADD; encoded by the coding sequence GTGGCGGATCTCCTTCGTTTCGAGACTGATCAGGGCGTCCTCCTCGTCGAGGAACACGCTGGCACCGATCTGGAACGGGTCGGTCTGCTCGATCGGGTCCGCCCCGCTCGGCAGACGCTGGAAACGGCACTGGCCCACATCAAGCCCGCGCTCGACGGGGCGCTGGGCGTGGTCCGGGGGGTGGCGGTGCGCCCCGATCAGGTGGAGGTCGAGATCGGCGTCACGCTCACCGCGGAAGCCGGCGCCGTCGTCGCCCGCACCAGCGCGCAGGGCCACCTCAAGGTCAAGCTGATCTGGACCTCGCCCGTCACCGCCCTGCCGTCGCAGGATGAGGACGGCGCCGGCGCGCCGGGGAACGCCGCGGATGACTGA
- a CDS encoding trypsin-like peptidase domain-containing protein, whose translation MTGTRSLAGRVRILGGHSSSVVGAGIQLTADLVLTCWHVIDDGTGADQRGWLVDTPSHPGTRVAAEVTWSRAVGPAGEGDLAVLRCATPLPSAPATLADRGDDEFDVRIVGYPANTPASVLVLARTVGPVDPSTGWRQLDRISSATAGIDRGFSGSGVYASDGAVVGMVLARTSVGQQLVAWMLPVGQWPALLPPALLPPTLSAVSARATPRPPTAPLSFAQKMALARLLEEIPVLRHPDSRQLVIQSLPPHISRMVKPFGPLGLDMFGLIRTALEYEDGIAALYRVLLLTEGSASTPLRAFRDLAESLGLLTGTEDNR comes from the coding sequence ATGACCGGTACCCGGTCGCTCGCCGGCCGGGTACGGATACTCGGCGGTCACTCCTCGTCGGTCGTCGGCGCGGGCATCCAGTTGACCGCTGACCTGGTGCTGACCTGCTGGCATGTCATCGACGACGGCACGGGGGCGGACCAGCGCGGGTGGCTCGTCGACACACCGAGCCACCCCGGCACCCGGGTCGCCGCCGAGGTGACCTGGTCGCGGGCGGTCGGTCCAGCGGGCGAGGGTGACCTGGCGGTCCTGCGCTGCGCCACGCCGCTGCCGTCCGCCCCGGCCACCCTGGCCGATCGTGGGGACGACGAGTTCGACGTGCGGATCGTGGGTTATCCGGCCAACACCCCGGCGTCCGTGCTGGTGCTGGCACGGACCGTCGGTCCCGTCGACCCGAGCACCGGGTGGCGTCAACTCGATCGGATCTCCTCCGCCACGGCGGGCATCGACCGGGGCTTCAGTGGTTCCGGGGTGTACGCCTCGGATGGCGCCGTGGTGGGCATGGTGCTGGCCCGTACGAGCGTCGGCCAGCAGTTGGTCGCCTGGATGCTGCCGGTCGGGCAGTGGCCCGCGCTGCTGCCGCCGGCGCTGCTGCCACCGACCCTGTCGGCGGTCAGTGCCCGAGCGACGCCCCGGCCCCCAACCGCGCCGCTCTCATTCGCGCAGAAGATGGCGCTGGCCCGCCTGTTGGAGGAAATCCCCGTACTCCGGCACCCCGACAGCCGTCAATTGGTCATTCAGTCGCTGCCGCCGCACATCAGTCGGATGGTGAAACCATTCGGACCATTGGGTCTCGACATGTTCGGCCTGATTCGGACGGCCTTAGAATACGAGGACGGGATCGCGGCTCTCTATCGCGTTCTGCTGTTGACGGAAGGGTCGGCGAGTACACCGCTACGGGCCTTTCGTGACCTTGCCGAGAGCCTCGGTCTGTTGACGGGTACGGAGGACAATCGGTGA
- a CDS encoding amidohydrolase family protein: MPAGVIDVHTHVVPKGWPDLGAACGGSGWPWLRVDSERAAMIMVGETEFRPVGAECWDASRRLADMDADGVAVQVVSPTPVFFSYDRPADQAVKVARIFNDLTLEVTAAGGDRLVPFCQVPLQDPDAACAELDRSLAAGHVGVEIGNHVGDRDLDDAGVVTFLQHCAEVGAPVFVHPWDMPDGPRLNRWMARWLTGMPAETHLSVLAMILGGVFDRVPESLRICFAHGGGSFPFWLGRADNAWHRRGDLVRGTSAGPPSSYLDRFSVDSVVFAPPALRLLVDTLGEDRVLVGSDYPYPLGERPAGAVVRAADFLTDDQRTKLLSTNALRFLHG, from the coding sequence ATGCCGGCAGGCGTCATCGACGTGCACACGCACGTCGTACCGAAGGGTTGGCCGGACCTCGGCGCGGCGTGCGGTGGGTCCGGCTGGCCGTGGTTGCGGGTCGACTCCGAGCGCGCCGCGATGATCATGGTGGGGGAGACGGAGTTCCGTCCGGTCGGCGCCGAGTGCTGGGACGCGTCGCGCCGACTGGCCGACATGGACGCCGACGGCGTGGCCGTGCAGGTGGTCTCACCCACCCCGGTCTTCTTCAGCTACGACCGCCCGGCCGACCAGGCGGTGAAGGTCGCGCGGATCTTCAACGACCTGACCCTGGAGGTCACCGCGGCCGGAGGTGACCGACTGGTGCCGTTCTGCCAGGTGCCGCTCCAGGACCCGGACGCCGCCTGCGCCGAGCTGGATCGCAGCCTCGCCGCCGGGCACGTGGGCGTGGAGATCGGCAACCACGTCGGCGACCGGGACCTGGACGACGCCGGCGTGGTCACCTTCCTCCAGCACTGTGCCGAGGTGGGCGCACCCGTCTTCGTCCACCCGTGGGACATGCCGGACGGTCCACGGCTGAACCGGTGGATGGCCCGTTGGCTCACCGGGATGCCCGCCGAGACGCACCTGTCGGTGCTGGCGATGATCCTGGGCGGGGTCTTCGACCGGGTGCCCGAGTCGCTGCGGATCTGCTTCGCGCACGGCGGTGGCAGCTTCCCGTTCTGGCTCGGCCGCGCCGACAACGCCTGGCACCGCCGTGGTGACCTGGTCCGGGGCACGTCCGCCGGCCCGCCCAGCAGCTACCTCGACCGGTTCAGCGTCGACTCGGTGGTCTTCGCGCCGCCGGCGCTGCGGCTGCTTGTCGACACGTTGGGGGAGGACCGGGTGCTGGTCGGCAGCGACTACCCGTACCCGCTGGGTGAACGACCGGCCGGCGCGGTGGTCCGCGCCGCCGACTTCCTCACCGACGACCAGCGCACCAAGCTCCTGTCCACCAACGCGCTGCGCTTCCTGCACGGCTGA
- a CDS encoding DUF1015 family protein has protein sequence MTVVHPITRAWVTTGGTGAQNYDEFADDAEITAIIESNPHSALGIEMPHRAPQSLGKSFLDALPDAVARLAEAKADGSYTPAEQVVVLYRISAPGEEPAYGLFAMVDTDQISTRADEPGLVIRNEDVFIAKVRERVALAEALGHLLSPVLLLQTGRGDELHTALAAATDTAGAPAATDTDQAGRTHAIWLLGPGPEQTALTALAGGGDLVVADGNHRSLAAQTGGLPRFLAVITTPASVAIQPYNRLVSELTTTPAELLDRLRAAGAEVAPIDGPVEVPAAGGTVHLRLDGQGYAVRLPATGAARLDNLDHALVERLVLRDALGLDPGDKRITYVGGDYPASWLTGEVDAGRAELAILIAPVTVADFVAVNLAREKMPRKSTWFTPKARGGLVVAELPR, from the coding sequence ATGACGGTCGTGCATCCGATCACCCGGGCCTGGGTCACCACTGGCGGCACCGGGGCGCAAAACTACGACGAGTTCGCCGACGACGCGGAGATCACCGCGATCATCGAGTCGAACCCCCACAGCGCTCTCGGCATCGAGATGCCGCACCGGGCCCCGCAGAGCTTGGGCAAGTCGTTCCTCGACGCGCTGCCGGACGCGGTGGCCCGCCTCGCCGAGGCCAAGGCTGACGGCAGTTACACCCCCGCCGAGCAGGTGGTGGTGCTCTACCGGATCAGCGCGCCCGGCGAGGAGCCGGCGTACGGGCTGTTCGCGATGGTGGACACCGACCAGATCTCCACCCGGGCCGACGAGCCGGGCCTGGTCATCCGCAACGAGGACGTCTTCATCGCCAAGGTTCGCGAGCGGGTGGCGCTGGCCGAGGCGCTGGGTCACCTGCTCTCACCCGTACTCCTGCTCCAGACCGGGCGTGGCGACGAGCTGCACACCGCGCTCGCGGCGGCGACCGACACGGCCGGCGCGCCCGCCGCGACGGACACCGACCAGGCGGGGCGCACGCACGCCATCTGGCTACTCGGCCCCGGCCCGGAGCAGACCGCGCTGACCGCGCTCGCCGGTGGCGGCGACCTGGTCGTCGCGGATGGCAACCACCGCAGCCTGGCCGCGCAGACCGGAGGGCTGCCGCGCTTCCTGGCGGTGATCACCACCCCCGCGTCGGTGGCCATCCAGCCGTACAACCGGCTGGTCAGCGAGCTGACCACCACCCCGGCCGAGCTGCTCGACCGGCTGCGGGCCGCGGGCGCCGAGGTCGCGCCGATCGACGGCCCGGTCGAGGTTCCGGCGGCCGGCGGCACCGTGCACCTGCGCCTCGACGGCCAGGGGTACGCGGTGCGCCTGCCCGCCACCGGCGCCGCCCGCCTGGACAACCTGGACCACGCCCTGGTCGAGCGGCTGGTGCTGCGTGACGCTCTCGGTCTGGACCCGGGCGACAAGCGGATCACCTACGTCGGCGGTGACTACCCGGCGAGCTGGCTCACCGGTGAGGTCGACGCCGGGCGGGCCGAGCTGGCCATCCTGATCGCGCCGGTGACCGTGGCGGATTTCGTCGCGGTCAACCTGGCCAGGGAAAAGATGCCGCGCAAGAGCACCTGGTTCACCCCGAAGGCGCGCGGCGGTCTGGTCGTCGCCGAGCTGCCGCGCTAA